From a single Gadus morhua chromosome 3, gadMor3.0, whole genome shotgun sequence genomic region:
- the LOC115541081 gene encoding ATP-sensitive inward rectifier potassium channel 12-like — translation MVGTIRPRIHYCHQRHSLVITGAMGAVRVNRYSIVSTDDDTLKISSLGLHNGHGPLAQQTLAGARGRSEAGGGAVAGGGVLDEEEGGGDGDGGGGGGGGVISLRAASEPVLYNGRRPSPSRRLGVDLAMGWGLHKGRLRSRFVRKNGQCNVVFNNMEDKPRRYLADIFTTCVDIRWRYMFLIFTTTFLLSWLLFGLVFWGVALAHGDFDLRLTPGGAGQPAEVTPGGPEWRPCILHVQGFIGAFLFSIETQTTIGYGFRCVTEECPAAVVTVVVQSIVGCIIDSFMIGTIMAKMVRPKKRAQTLLFSHNAVVALRDGKLCLMWRMGNMRKSHIVEAHVRAQLIRPHVTEEGEYLPLEQKDIDVGYDDGLDRLFLVSPLVVVHEINKNSPLYCLSRDELQRDNFEIVVILEGMVEATAMTTQARSSYLAREILWGHRFEPLVFEKGYRYHVDYSRFHHTYEVPTTPLCSAKDLYHMRGRDPCATPPSSSSSSSSSSGSRSPSPFVPRVNHRLLPPHSPSAFCYENEVALCCGDEEEEGPEGEEEEEEEEEERGQGLQEERQELMQAKKEVGWNDLRLGFTERFGEEQAAEALCVLDLESQIDYDRLQPALPLYISRESGV, via the exons ATGGTTGGAACGATCCGTCCCAGAATCCACTACTGCCACCAGAGACACAGTCTGGTTATCACTGGAGCCATGGGAGCAGTAAGAGTCAACAG ATACAGCATCGTATCCACAGACGACGACACCCTGAAGATCTCCAGCCTGGGTCTCCACAACGGCCACGGGCCCCTCGCACAGCAGACCCTGGCTGGGGCCCGGGGCAGGAgcgaggcaggaggaggagcagtagcAGGCGGGGGGGtgctggacgaggaggaggggggcggagacggcgacggaggaggaggaggaggagggggggtcatATCCCTGAGAGCGGCCAGCGAGCCGGTCCTGTACAACGGGCGGCGGCCCTCCCCCTCGCGGCGGCTGGGCGTGGACCTGGCCATGGGCTGGGGCCTGCACAAGGGCCGCCTGCGCAGCCGCTTCGTCAGGAAGAACGGCCAGTGCAACGTGGTCTTCAACAACATGGAGGACAAGCCGCGGCGCTACCTGGCCGACATCTTCACCACCTGCGTGGACATCCGCTGGCGCTACATGTTCCTCATCTTCACCAccaccttcctcctctcctggcTGCTGTTCGGCCTGGTGTTCTGGGGCGTGGCGTTGGCGCACGGGGACTTTGACCTCCGGCTGaccccggggggggcggggcagccCGCCGAGGTCACGCCGGGCGGCCCCGAGTGGCGGCCCTGCATCCTCCACGTGCAGGGCTTCATCGGGGCATTCCTCTTCTCCATCGAGACGCAGACCACCATCGGCTACGGCTTCCGCTGTGTGACGGAGGAGTGCCCGGCCGccgtggtgacggtggtggtgcaGTCCATCGTGGGCTGCATCATTGACTCCTTCATGATCGGCACCATCATGGCCAAGATGGTGCGGCCCAAGAAGCGCGCGCAGACGCTGCTGTTCTCGCACAACGCCGTGGTGGCGCTGCGCGACGGCAAGCTCTGCCTCATGTGGCGCATGGGCAACATGCGCAAGAGCCACATCGTGGAGGCGCACGTGCGGGCGCAGCTCATCCGGCCGCACGTGACGGAGGAGGGCGAGTACCTGCCGCTGGAGCAGAAGGACATCGACGTGGGCTACGATGACGGCCTGGACCGCCTCTTCCTGGTGTCgccgctggtggtggtgcacGAGATCAACAAGAACAGCCCGCTGTACTGCCTGAGCCGTGACGAGCTGCAGAGGGACAACTTTGAGATCGTGGTGATCCTGGAGGGCATGGTGGAGGCCACGGCCATGACCACGCAGGCCCGCAGCTCCTACCTGGCCCGCGAGATCCTGTGGGGCCACCGCTTCGAGCCGCTGGTGTTCGAGAAGGGCTACCGCTACCACGTGGACTACTCCCGCTTCCACCACACCTACGAGGTGCCCACCACGCCCCTCTGCAGCGCCAAGGATCTCTACCACATGCGGGGCCGGGACCCCTgcgccacccccccctcctcctcctcctcctcctcctcctcctctggctcgCGCTCCCCGTCGCCGTTCGTGCCGCGGGTCAACCACCGCCTGCTGCCCCCGCACTCGCCCAGCGCCTTCTGCTACGAGAACGAGGTGGCGCTGTGCTGcggcgacgaggaggaggaggggccggagggggaggaggaggaggaggaggaggaggaggagcggggacaggggctgcaggaggagaggcaggagcTGATGCAGGCTAAGAAGGAGGTGGGCTGGAACGACCTGCGTCTGGGCTTCACCGAGCGGTTTGGGGAGGAGCAGGCCGCGGAGGCGCTGTGCGTCCTGGACCTAGAGAGCCAGATCGACTACGACCGCCTCCAGCCGGCGCTCCCGCTGTACATCAGCAGGGAGTCCGGGGTGTGA